In Sphingopyxis sp. CCNWLW2, a single window of DNA contains:
- a CDS encoding DUF3606 domain-containing protein, whose amino-acid sequence MADDKKSVGSPDRDRISLSEDYEVRDWSASLGVSEAELREAVDAVGNSADKVRDYLKAK is encoded by the coding sequence ATGGCAGACGACAAGAAAAGCGTGGGCTCGCCCGATCGCGATCGGATCAGCCTCAGCGAAGATTATGAAGTGCGCGACTGGTCGGCCAGCCTTGGCGTCAGCGAGGCCGAACTGCGCGAAGCAGTCGATGCCGTCGGCAACAGTGCCGACAAGGTCCGCGACTATCTGAAGGCCAAGTGA
- a CDS encoding cupin, producing MIEPETFILYEKGWCPNNARLPVLLYRGAVKAEGKTAAERFEQLFADHGWPPQWRDTIFDYHHYHSTAHEALGVFAGFATLMLGGPGGRMVEVQAGDALVLPVGTGHCRIAASEDFEVVGAYPRRMEWHICTEAPGPEARTRMRNLPAPRSDPVTGRPGFFEAPTND from the coding sequence ATGATCGAACCCGAGACCTTCATTCTCTACGAAAAAGGCTGGTGCCCGAACAACGCGCGCCTGCCCGTCCTCCTATATCGCGGCGCGGTCAAAGCTGAAGGCAAGACGGCCGCCGAACGCTTCGAGCAGCTCTTCGCCGACCATGGCTGGCCCCCGCAGTGGCGCGACACGATCTTCGATTATCATCATTATCATTCGACAGCGCACGAGGCGCTGGGCGTTTTCGCGGGCTTCGCGACGCTGATGCTCGGCGGACCCGGAGGCCGCATGGTCGAAGTCCAGGCTGGCGACGCGCTCGTCCTGCCGGTCGGCACCGGCCATTGCCGCATCGCGGCGAGCGAGGATTTTGAGGTCGTCGGCGCCTATCCGCGGAGGATGGAGTGGCACATTTGCACCGAGGCACCCGGCCCTGAGGCTCGCACGCGCATGCGAAACCTACCCGCGCCCCGCAGCGATCCCGTCACCGGTCGTCCCGGCTTTTTCGAAGCGCCGACCAACGACTGA
- a CDS encoding CinA family protein, with the protein MSAQRGIAMHVRRLAEALRGSALRWATAESCTGGQLAALMARDVDLGSHLERGFVVYSIDAKCEQLGVDRSDAERCDAVNREVAEAMAAGALANSHADFAISLTGFCGPQEEEEEVGLVYLACHARDGRRCGQECHFGDIGREAVLDHAIVAALSMMIEAVEAERAAPALASA; encoded by the coding sequence ATGTCGGCGCAGCGCGGCATCGCGATGCATGTGCGCCGCCTGGCGGAGGCACTCCGCGGGAGCGCGCTTCGCTGGGCGACCGCCGAAAGCTGTACGGGCGGCCAACTGGCCGCCCTTATGGCGCGAGACGTCGACCTGGGTTCGCATCTCGAGCGCGGCTTCGTCGTCTATTCGATCGATGCCAAATGCGAGCAACTGGGCGTTGACCGCTCGGACGCAGAGCGCTGCGATGCGGTCAACCGCGAGGTCGCCGAGGCCATGGCCGCTGGCGCGCTCGCGAACAGTCACGCCGATTTCGCCATTTCGCTGACCGGCTTTTGCGGCCCGCAGGAGGAAGAGGAAGAAGTTGGGCTGGTCTATCTCGCCTGCCACGCGCGTGATGGTCGGCGCTGCGGACAAGAATGTCATTTCGGCGACATCGGACGTGAAGCCGTGCTCGATCACGCCATAGTAGCGGCGCTTTCGATGATGATCGAGGCGGTCGAGGCTGAACGCGCCGCGCCTGCTTTGGCTTCGGCATGA
- a CDS encoding GNAT family N-acetyltransferase produces the protein MTKLLTSPSRAAKQAAAIAERIMQFGKPGNGLLVAERDKPIACLAWTLTPALHRPLSGRIATIIVDEKHRREGVGRALIEAAAALMAKAGCESVEAMSDIDIRSAHGFFRKLGFAETSYRFARSIAAAR, from the coding sequence ATCACCAAACTCCTCACTAGCCCGAGCCGGGCGGCGAAGCAGGCCGCCGCGATCGCGGAGCGCATCATGCAGTTCGGCAAGCCGGGCAACGGCCTGTTGGTCGCGGAGCGGGACAAGCCGATTGCATGCCTCGCCTGGACCTTGACCCCCGCCCTCCATCGCCCCCTTTCCGGCCGCATCGCGACGATCATCGTCGACGAGAAGCACCGCCGCGAGGGTGTCGGCCGCGCGCTGATCGAGGCTGCGGCCGCGCTCATGGCCAAGGCCGGATGCGAAAGCGTCGAAGCGATGAGCGACATCGACATCCGCAGCGCGCATGGCTTCTTCCGCAAACTGGGCTTCGCGGAAACCAGCTACCGCTTCGCCAGATCGATCGCGGCAGCACGATGA
- a CDS encoding hemerythrin domain-containing protein translates to MKPIDTDATHILAADHRTVEKLFAEFDKANGSSAKGKLADQICTELKIHAQIEEEVFYPALKGKIDDDLLKEAYVEHDGAKILINEIVASSPDDEFFDSKVTVLKEEIEHHVKEEEKQHDNMFQQARAADVDLDALGEKMLARKEELKAQAETAGLPPAETTTM, encoded by the coding sequence ATGAAACCGATCGACACCGACGCGACCCATATTCTCGCGGCCGATCATCGCACCGTCGAGAAATTGTTTGCCGAGTTCGACAAGGCGAACGGCAGCAGCGCCAAGGGCAAGCTTGCCGACCAGATCTGCACCGAACTCAAAATCCATGCGCAGATCGAGGAAGAGGTCTTCTACCCGGCGCTCAAGGGCAAGATCGACGACGACCTGCTCAAGGAAGCCTATGTCGAGCATGACGGCGCGAAGATTCTGATCAACGAGATCGTCGCATCGAGCCCCGATGACGAATTTTTCGATTCCAAGGTCACCGTGCTGAAGGAAGAGATCGAGCATCATGTGAAGGAAGAAGAGAAGCAGCACGACAACATGTTCCAGCAAGCGCGTGCCGCCGACGTCGATCTTGATGCGCTCGGCGAGAAGATGCTCGCCCGCAAGGAAGAGCTGAAGGCGCAGGCCGAAACCGCTGGGCTGCCGCCCGCCGAAACAACCACGATGTAA
- a CDS encoding SOS response-associated peptidase family protein — MSIAPTPFDPDAPDGGVTALVRRNPDNMAEVEMVKAVWGSDPRFSDGVNYRFVRTEGRAFPNRRCLIPASEFRMGTGDHRYRVTLDSGNFFYLAAVWDPPLADWPLSYRILTIPAGADVIPYQSRHGVIVERRNVMHWLDGTLPNDELFAEPPRHSLFVEPLRAQASLAL, encoded by the coding sequence ATGTCCATCGCGCCAACGCCTTTTGATCCCGATGCCCCCGACGGCGGCGTGACAGCGCTTGTGCGCCGCAATCCGGACAATATGGCCGAAGTCGAAATGGTCAAAGCGGTCTGGGGTTCCGATCCGCGCTTCTCGGACGGGGTCAATTACCGCTTCGTGCGCACCGAAGGCCGCGCCTTCCCGAACCGCCGCTGCCTGATTCCGGCATCGGAGTTCCGCATGGGCACCGGCGATCATAGATACCGGGTGACGCTCGACAGCGGCAATTTCTTCTATCTCGCCGCCGTCTGGGATCCGCCGCTCGCCGACTGGCCGCTCTCGTACCGCATCCTCACGATCCCGGCGGGCGCCGATGTGATACCCTATCAGTCGCGCCACGGGGTCATCGTCGAGCGCCGCAATGTGATGCACTGGCTCGACGGCACGCTGCCGAACGACGAGCTGTTCGCAGAGCCGCCGCGGCACAGCTTGTTTGTCGAACCGCTGCGGGCGCAAGCCTCGCTCGCGCTGTGA
- a CDS encoding alpha-ketoglutarate-dependent dioxygenase AlkB has protein sequence MTRSAAARAPQPDLFGPALLPGLAYRDDVITPAEETQLIARIEAAELTPFQFQQWEGKRLTRSFGWTYDFQTGRFAPGEAIPEWLDTIRDRAARFAGIDPAALEQALVIHYGIGAGIGWHKDRPVFEHVVGVSLGAPATMRFRRRCESKFERATAELLPRSIYHMQGEVRDDWEYSIAAMDVPRWSITFRSLR, from the coding sequence GTGACGCGCAGCGCCGCTGCGCGGGCGCCGCAGCCAGACCTCTTCGGTCCGGCCCTGCTTCCCGGCCTCGCCTATCGCGACGATGTCATCACCCCCGCCGAAGAGACCCAGCTGATCGCACGCATCGAGGCGGCAGAGCTGACGCCCTTCCAGTTCCAGCAGTGGGAAGGAAAAAGACTGACGCGATCGTTCGGCTGGACTTATGATTTCCAGACCGGCCGCTTCGCCCCCGGCGAAGCTATACCCGAATGGCTCGACACCATTCGCGACCGCGCCGCCCGATTTGCAGGGATCGATCCGGCCGCGCTCGAGCAGGCTCTCGTCATTCACTATGGGATCGGCGCAGGGATCGGCTGGCACAAGGACCGGCCGGTGTTCGAACATGTCGTCGGCGTCTCGCTCGGCGCACCTGCGACGATGCGCTTCCGCCGGCGATGCGAGAGCAAGTTCGAGCGTGCCACCGCCGAACTCCTTCCTCGCTCGATCTATCATATGCAGGGCGAGGTCCGCGACGATTGGGAATATAGCATCGCCGCGATGGACGTCCCACGCTGGTCGATAACCTTTCGCAGCCTGCGCTGA
- the xth gene encoding exodeoxyribonuclease III: MKIATYNVNGIGGRLPVLLKWLALAKPDIVVLQELKAPQEAFPETAIEAAGYQSIWHGQSRWNGVALLSRVGEIHETRRGLPGDPSDEQSRYIEAAVDGVLIAGLYLPNGNPRPGPKFAYKMAWMARLHAHLATLVDLKAPVVVLGDFNVIPTDEDVYKPERWKNDALFAPEAKAAYQHLLDQGWTDAIRHLHPKETIYTFWHYWRNSFERNAGIRIDHLLLNKAAKKRLKAAQVDLRPRGWEKTSDHTPVWIELGEPAKRKPKAPS; encoded by the coding sequence ATGAAGATCGCGACCTATAATGTGAACGGGATCGGCGGCCGCTTACCCGTGTTGCTCAAATGGCTGGCGCTGGCCAAGCCCGACATCGTCGTCTTACAGGAATTAAAAGCGCCGCAAGAGGCGTTTCCCGAGACCGCGATTGAGGCCGCCGGCTATCAGTCGATCTGGCACGGCCAGAGCCGCTGGAACGGCGTCGCGCTGCTAAGCCGTGTCGGCGAGATCCACGAGACGCGTCGCGGCCTGCCCGGCGATCCGAGTGACGAACAGAGCCGCTATATCGAAGCGGCGGTCGACGGCGTGCTGATCGCCGGCCTATATCTTCCCAACGGCAATCCCCGTCCCGGACCCAAGTTCGCTTACAAGATGGCGTGGATGGCGCGCCTTCACGCCCATCTCGCAACGCTCGTCGATCTCAAAGCGCCGGTCGTCGTGCTCGGCGACTTCAACGTCATTCCGACCGACGAGGATGTTTATAAGCCCGAGCGCTGGAAGAATGACGCGCTCTTCGCGCCCGAGGCCAAGGCCGCCTATCAACATCTGCTCGACCAAGGCTGGACCGATGCAATCCGTCACCTTCACCCAAAGGAGACGATCTACACCTTCTGGCATTATTGGCGGAATTCGTTCGAGCGCAACGCCGGCATCCGCATCGATCATTTGCTTCTGAACAAGGCTGCCAAGAAACGGTTGAAGGCCGCCCAAGTCGACCTGCGCCCGCGAGGCTGGGAAAAGACGAGCGACCATACGCCGGTCTGGATCGAGCTTGGCGAACCCGCGAAACGGAAGCCAAAGGCGCCATCATGA